The stretch of DNA CCAGCGCAAGAACTGATGCTGATTGTCCCCAAAGAAAGCACCTTGGAAGTTGAAGCGCTGATACTGAACAAAGACATCGGCTTTGTCGAAGAGGGCCAAATTGCTGAAGTGAAAATCGACACCTTTAACTTCACCAAGTACGGCACTATCGACGCTCAGATTATCCACCTGTCCAACGACGCCATCAGTGATGAAACACTTGGGTTGGTGTATATGGCTAAAGTGTTGATCGAAACAACGCAGATGCAGGTGAACGAAAGGTTGGTGAACCTCAGCCCCGGTATGTCGGTGACAGTGGAGGTGAAGACGGGGAAGCGGCGAATCATTGAGTACTTCCTGAGTCCGTTGCTTAGGTATAAGCAGGAGAGCATCAGGGAGCGGTGATATTCGTTGTCCCTTCTCCCTTTGGGAGCACCCGAGGGCATAATGAAAGGTTAGGATGAGGTGAGATCGTGACCGCATAATGGCTACTTCACGATAGGGATATACCATTGATATATCCTTTGTGCGGGCGTATATTTGTATATACCAAAAGTATATACCTGGAGTTAATAATGGAACAATCAACAGTATTTAAAACAAACAAGAGTCAGGCGATAAGGCTGCCCAAACCGGTTGCCCTGCCGGACTCGGTAAAGAAAGTGGATATCGTCAAAATCGGCAAAGCCCGTTTAATCACCCCCGCGGGAGAAGCCTGGGACAGTTGGTTTGACGGTGAAGGTGTATCGGCAGATTTCATGGAAGATCGGCAACAGCCAAATGAACAGGAAAGAGATGATCTCTAATGCTCAAATATATGCTGGATACCAATATCGTTATCTATACGATCAAGAACCGGCCGGAGAAAGTCAGGAAAGTATTTAAGCAACATGCCGGACAGATGGCGATATCCGCGATCACCCTTGGAGAGTTGATCTATGGCGCAGAAAAGTCCGCCCAGCCGGAACGCAACCTAGCGGATGTAGAAGCATTCGCAGCAAGGCTTGAAGTGTTGGCGTTTGACGAAACGGCGGCTGCTCATTTTGGGCAGTTACGAGCGGAGTTGGCGAAAGCGGGTAAACCGATAGGGCCATATGATCAAATGATTGCTGGTCATGCGCGTTCGCTGGGGTTGATTCTAGTGACTAATAACATGAATGAGTTTAAGCGGGTGCCGGGGTTAAGGATTGTCAACTGGGTATGAAGAAGACCGCGAAAAGAAGAATTAAAAAAGGGGAGGGTCACATCAAATGGCGCTGCTTTAAGCTAAGCCAACAACCCAATTCCTTCTCCTTGGGGAGCACCCAAAGGGCATAATAAAAGGCTAGGATGAGGGGCTTTAGAAGTATTGTTGCCAGGAAGCGGATGGAGAAAATCGATATTGTATTTTTTTATGACGCCATGTGTCGCACTGAGCAATTTGGCGCAGGAATCAAAGATTTCAGCTTGTCAGTTTAATGGGCATAGCGTTAGTATTGCACCGCAGGGACGCTATATCACAACCATTCAACTGAGCATAGAAGCTGAGCAAAGGACATGCACATGAAGCCTCAAAACCAACTCAGCCTCTCAAAAATCTTCAGCGCCATTGCTCAACTTGGTGCAGCAAAACTTTACCTTTCAAATTCGTTACGGCCAGCTCGGTTGGCGGGAGTTTGTTTGTGAAAAATAAATGCGTTTCTTTTTTGCGCTCCAAAAAATTAATCATCTTGATTCTTTTGTTAGCTTGCTCGGGCTGCGATTCGGAAAAAGTCGGGTTAAGGGAGCTGAAAAGGCTGTGTGAAAAAGATGCTGGCCTGACTATCAATAAAACAGTTGAGGCGGATGGTTATTATGATGATACAACACTGTGTCATCACTGTTGGCATGGGTTGTTAAACAGCCCTTTCAAGTACATTGAATTTTGTGATCTTGAGTCAGAACGACATCCATTGACGAACGCCATCAAAGAACAGGGTTGTTACCGGTTAACCAAAGTCAGCAGAGATTCGGGACAATGTCATGTTGAAATAGACGAGGATATAGCTAAGCGGGTCATCGAGCCTTTTGTGTCGTTTAAAAAAGAGCAGTGTATTAGAGCTGAATCCATTGAAAAACCTACCGAGGGTTTAGGGCTTTTTCTGAACAAAGATGAAGGAATGGTAATAGAAAGGGACTTCAGTATTTCCCGTTATGAATATGGGATCAAATCCCTTGATAGCAATTATGAATACGGGAAATTCATCAATTACTCATTAGTTATTAAAACAGTTGGTGGGGCGCAACATGTTTGTGATTCATCGCTATTAACGGGTGAACGAGTAACCGTTAAGAATCCAAGTTTGTATAAGGCCTTTATAAAAAAGGTAATCGTATTAAATAAGGAAATTTTATTATGACAATTGAACCTGTATATCAAGAAGCACTTTTGTCAGCGGCGGCTTATGCTGATTGGGGAATTGGAGACAACCCAGATACGATA from Pseudomonadales bacterium encodes:
- a CDS encoding antitoxin, with amino-acid sequence MEQSTVFKTNKSQAIRLPKPVALPDSVKKVDIVKIGKARLITPAGEAWDSWFDGEGVSADFMEDRQQPNEQERDDL
- the vapC gene encoding tRNA(fMet)-specific endonuclease VapC, with product MLKYMLDTNIVIYTIKNRPEKVRKVFKQHAGQMAISAITLGELIYGAEKSAQPERNLADVEAFAARLEVLAFDETAAAHFGQLRAELAKAGKPIGPYDQMIAGHARSLGLILVTNNMNEFKRVPGLRIVNWV